The DNA segment GTTCTGCGGGACGTACTCCAGGAACAGCGCGATGCTCGCCGAGGCCCCCCGCAGCTCCTCGATCCGGCGGCGCACCTCCGGGCCGCCGCCCCAGTAGGCGACGGCCCGGTCCACGTCCGCCAGTTCCTCCGGAAGCGGCGTCGCCGTGTCCGGCAGCACCCGCCAATGGTGCAGCAGCGGGAAGCCCTCGCACTCCCCCGCGAGCACCCAGTTCGTCGCCATGAGGTGCACGGCCAGCTCCCGCCAGGCCCCGAAGCCCGGCCCGCCGACGCCGTACTGGCAGAAGGCCGGCAGCCCGAAGACGTTCGCCGTGGAGCGGAGGTGCTCCGGCTGCCGCTCCAGGTCGGTGAGCGGCACCTGCTTCACGAAGACCGGAGTGCCGGCGACGTCCAGCAGCGACGGCTTCCCGCCGAAGCCGGCGCCGAGCGGCACGGACGTGTCCACGAGTTCGCGCAGCCCGCGATCGCTGTGCAGCGCCAGGGTGGTGGAGACGGCGCTGTGTTCGGCCAGCCGTACGGGACGGGACCTGTCGTGACCTGCCACTCTCGCCTCCAGCCGCGTTGGGTTTCCTTGCGGCACCGTCACTTCCCCGGCCCATCGGAGGGAAGCCCTCCGGTGCCGCCTAGGCGACCTCGATGCCGTACTCCTGCACCAGCGCTTCCAGACCCCCGGGGAACCCCTTCCCGCCGAGTACGAAGTCCCAGTCGCCACCCGGCCGTTGGCGGAACGACCCGAGGACCAGGGCGGTTTCGCCACGACGTCCGTCCGAGACCTCCAGACAGCCCAGCTCCTCCCCCGAGGCGTCCAGCAGGCGGATCCGGGCGTCGGTGAAGCCGGAGAGGTCGGCGTCGGGGTCGGCCTGGGGGTCGATGGCCGCGACCAGGACCAGCCGGTCGGCGGCCGGCGGCAGTGACTCGAACCGGACCTGCATCGCGGCCCGGTCGGGGGCGAAGCCGGGCAGCATCCGGACCGCGCCGTCCGGGCTGCGCGGGTTGTTGTAGAAGACGAAGTGATCGTCGCTGAGCACGCTCGTCCCCTTGCACACCAGGGCACAGACGTCGAGGGAGACCTCCCCGGACCAGTTCATGCCGAGGATGTTGTGGTCCGGCGTCTCCTCCGTGGCGGCGGCGCCGGCCGGGGCGTCCCCGCCGAGCCGTCCGCGCAGCCCGTAGCGGCCGAGCAGGTCGACGAGTTCGGGGCCGGCGATGAGGCTGAGTGGCTTGCCATTGGCGAAGGTGTGGGCGCCGGGGCCGAACCGGGAGGTGGTCACCAGCACGCCCTTGTTGGCGCCTTCGGACTGGACGGTGCCGTAGAGGTCGCGGACCGCGGTCGGCGGGACGGTGTTCCGGTAGCGCTTGACCTGCACGATGATCTTGCCGCCGCGGATCGGGTCCGGGTCCAGCGCGTCGACGTCGACGCCGCCGTCGCCGGACCGCTGCGTGGTCACGGCCTGCATGCCCATGGCCCGGAACAGCTCGGCGATGAGGTTCTCGAAGGCGATCGGGTCCATCTCGTACAGATCGGGTTCGCTCTCCGTACCGTGCGAGACGACCCCGCCGCCGGCGTCGCCCGGAAGGCGCTCCGGGCGTACGGCGGTGCGCTGGTCGGGGCGCGCGGCGAGCTGCCCGCGCAGCCCTTCGGTCAGGCACTCCACCGCGCCGACCTGTTCGAGGCGGAAGGAGTCGAAGGCGCTGCGCGGCGCCATGACGGTCGCGAGGTACACCTGGGCCGGACGGCCCGTCGCCGGGTCCACGTCGTCGACGAAGCCGTTCAGCGCCACCGAGTCGAGGGTGCCGTGGCCGTCGGCGGCGAAGAGGTCGCGCAGCACCAGCAGCATGCTCTGGGCCAGCACGTCGCGGTAGAGCGCCCG comes from the Streptomyces angustmyceticus genome and includes:
- a CDS encoding protein kinase family protein, translated to MAGHDRSRPVRLAEHSAVSTTLALHSDRGLRELVDTSVPLGAGFGGKPSLLDVAGTPVFVKQVPLTDLERQPEHLRSTANVFGLPAFCQYGVGGPGFGAWRELAVHLMATNWVLAGECEGFPLLHHWRVLPDTATPLPEELADVDRAVAYWGGGPEVRRRIEELRGASASIALFLEYVPQNLHDWLGARLGAGDEAADRACAMVERELRAGVSFMNARGLLHFDAHFENILTDGRRLFFTDYGLAVSSRFALSRDEAGFFERHRTYDRCYTVTHLVNRLVTQLYGYGRDERDAWVRACAAGERPSGIPQRAAELIARHAPLAAVMARFFRQVQRESRATPYPLEEIRRVAGGAYGP
- a CDS encoding restriction endonuclease, whose amino-acid sequence is MSRRSHGLMAVWAEAQRQQQRQQEAQRRARAQQQRDQERQARDAERAMARMHRERQAAYRQQREADARRRTEELDARVAALTGLLADGCRAPAFSAAALLRSERIAEFAPGALATPVPMPDPARYHAPTGGWHLGARRDRAQEEARARYEQDWFTAQAAESRRQAQLDAYRQQYDQWAAGALAEIRRHNSGIEELLSGLRAGDADAAVEYFSAALYSSTAWPEGFPRQIAAAYDPTARQLVLDWELPGYDIVPETKSVRYMPGADQEKETARPAAQRRALYRDVLAQSMLLVLRDLFAADGHGTLDSVALNGFVDDVDPATGRPAQVYLATVMAPRSAFDSFRLEQVGAVECLTEGLRGQLAARPDQRTAVRPERLPGDAGGGVVSHGTESEPDLYEMDPIAFENLIAELFRAMGMQAVTTQRSGDGGVDVDALDPDPIRGGKIIVQVKRYRNTVPPTAVRDLYGTVQSEGANKGVLVTTSRFGPGAHTFANGKPLSLIAGPELVDLLGRYGLRGRLGGDAPAGAAATEETPDHNILGMNWSGEVSLDVCALVCKGTSVLSDDHFVFYNNPRSPDGAVRMLPGFAPDRAAMQVRFESLPPAADRLVLVAAIDPQADPDADLSGFTDARIRLLDASGEELGCLEVSDGRRGETALVLGSFRQRPGGDWDFVLGGKGFPGGLEALVQEYGIEVA